In Streptomyces capitiformicae, one genomic interval encodes:
- a CDS encoding tetratricopeptide repeat protein translates to MRAKITYAITAAVLVVYFVLVGSRGVMLIETGTPITIAFGVAVLVLPVIGVWFLWKNTQFVRKANQLAAELDAEGGLPVDELKRTPSGRIDRDSADEVFAQRKAETEDAPDDWRAWFRLAIAYHDARDTPRARKAMQRAIALHDGRPVQA, encoded by the coding sequence ATGCGCGCGAAGATCACGTACGCCATCACGGCAGCCGTCCTGGTCGTCTACTTCGTCCTGGTCGGCAGCCGCGGGGTCATGCTCATAGAGACCGGCACACCGATCACGATCGCCTTCGGTGTCGCCGTCCTCGTGCTCCCGGTGATCGGCGTCTGGTTCCTGTGGAAGAACACCCAGTTCGTCCGCAAGGCCAACCAGCTCGCCGCCGAGCTCGACGCCGAAGGCGGCCTCCCCGTCGACGAGTTGAAGCGCACCCCGAGCGGCCGCATCGACCGCGACTCGGCCGACGAGGTCTTCGCGCAGCGCAAGGCGGAAACCGAGGACGCCCCCGACGACTGGCGCGCCTGGTTCCGCCTCGCCATCGCCTACCACGACGCCCGCGACACCCCCCGGGCCCGCAAGGCGATGCAGCGGGCGATCGCCCTCCACGACGGCAGGCCCGTCCAGGCCTGA
- the dapA gene encoding 4-hydroxy-tetrahydrodipicolinate synthase, whose translation MAPTSTPQTPFGRVLTAMVTPFTADGALDLDGAQRLATHLVDAGNDGLVINGTTGESPTTSDAEKSDLVRAVLEAVGDRAHIIAGVGTNDTHHSIELARAAEKTGAHGLLVVTPYYNKPPQEGLYRHFKAVADAADLPVMLYDIPGRSGVPIDTETIVRLAEHPRIVANKDAKGDLGRASWAIARSGLAWYSGDDMLNLPLLSVGAVGFVSVVGHVVTPELHALVEAYISGDVQKATEIHQKLLPVFTGMFRTQGVMTTKAALALQGLPAGPLRAPMVELSPEETAQLKIDLAAGGVQL comes from the coding sequence ATGGCTCCGACCTCGACTCCGCAGACCCCCTTCGGGCGGGTCCTCACCGCCATGGTCACGCCCTTCACGGCGGACGGCGCACTCGACCTCGACGGCGCGCAGCGGCTCGCCACGCATCTGGTGGACGCAGGCAACGACGGCCTCGTCATCAACGGCACCACCGGCGAGTCCCCCACCACCAGTGACGCGGAGAAATCGGACCTGGTACGAGCCGTCCTCGAAGCCGTCGGCGACCGCGCCCACATCATCGCCGGCGTCGGCACGAACGACACCCACCACAGCATCGAGCTGGCCCGCGCCGCCGAGAAGACCGGCGCCCATGGCCTCCTCGTCGTCACGCCGTACTACAACAAGCCCCCGCAGGAGGGCCTGTACCGCCACTTCAAGGCCGTCGCCGACGCGGCTGACCTGCCAGTCATGCTCTACGACATCCCCGGCCGCAGCGGCGTCCCCATCGACACCGAGACGATCGTCCGCCTCGCCGAGCACCCCCGCATCGTCGCCAACAAGGACGCCAAGGGCGACCTCGGCCGCGCCAGCTGGGCCATCGCCCGCTCCGGCCTCGCCTGGTACTCCGGCGACGACATGCTGAACCTGCCACTGCTCTCCGTGGGCGCAGTCGGCTTCGTCTCGGTCGTCGGCCACGTCGTCACCCCCGAGCTGCACGCCCTCGTCGAGGCGTACATCTCCGGTGACGTCCAGAAGGCCACCGAGATCCACCAGAAGCTGCTCCCGGTCTTCACCGGCATGTTCCGCACCCAGGGCGTGATGACCACCAAGGCGGCGCTCGCTCTCCAGGGCCTGCCCGCCGGACCGCTGCGCGCCCCCATGGTTGAGCTTTCGCCCGAGGAGACCGCTCAGCTCAAGATCGATCTTGCCGCCGGCGGGGTACAGCTCTAA
- a CDS encoding ISAs1 family transposase, translating to MLVKLGPLDTGRIADLRPYFDSVPDPRARRGRWYSLTAILLVCACAVVSGAKSIDELAEWGKRASNALLTVLGFRRHLLRWRRTPSPATIGRVLGAVDGDALDRAVGAYLADRRRAATEPARAPSPSASGRTRAIAVDGKALKGSARLTAMRRHPLSAVTHGTAVTLAQAEVGAKTNETTHFQPLLARLGLTGTVVTFDALHSVKANISWLVETKKAHYIAVVKTNQCATRRFDTSPPQAGQTRREVCWVRWHSRAFLRALPFGLAFPTLSDRFPIRFPRRFPGFRFRVSLSGGSDFIRSSESEFPPGSGGS from the coding sequence GTGCTGGTGAAACTGGGGCCGCTGGACACCGGCCGGATCGCCGACCTGCGCCCCTACTTCGACTCGGTGCCCGACCCACGCGCACGGCGGGGCCGGTGGTACTCACTCACAGCGATCCTGCTCGTGTGCGCCTGCGCGGTCGTCTCGGGAGCGAAAAGCATCGACGAACTCGCCGAGTGGGGAAAGCGTGCCTCGAACGCACTGCTGACAGTCCTCGGGTTCCGCCGCCACCTGCTCAGATGGCGGCGCACTCCGTCGCCGGCCACGATCGGCCGCGTGCTGGGGGCTGTTGACGGTGACGCCCTGGACCGGGCGGTCGGTGCCTACCTGGCCGACCGGCGCCGTGCCGCCACCGAACCCGCCCGGGCGCCGTCGCCCTCCGCATCCGGGCGGACGCGCGCGATCGCTGTCGACGGCAAAGCACTCAAGGGATCAGCCCGTCTCACCGCGATGCGCCGGCATCCGCTCTCCGCGGTCACTCACGGCACCGCCGTGACCCTCGCCCAGGCGGAGGTCGGCGCGAAGACGAACGAAACCACACACTTCCAACCGCTGCTGGCGCGGCTGGGCCTGACCGGCACCGTCGTCACCTTCGACGCCCTGCACTCGGTCAAGGCGAACATCTCCTGGCTGGTCGAGACCAAGAAGGCCCACTACATCGCCGTGGTCAAGACCAACCAGTGCGCCACGAGGCGCTTTGACACATCCCCGCCGCAGGCGGGACAGACTCGAAGGGAGGTCTGCTGGGTCCGATGGCACTCTCGGGCTTTCCTCCGGGCGCTTCCCTTCGGTCTTGCGTTTCCGACTCTATCAGATCGTTTTCCGATCCGATTTCCTCGGCGCTTTCCAGGTTTCCGCTTTCGCGTTTCCCTTTCCGGCGGCTCCGACTTTATCAGAAGTTCTGAGTCGGAATTTCCGCCCGGCTCGGGTGGCTCCTGA
- a CDS encoding ribonuclease J, producing MSHPHPELGPPPPLPEGGLRVTPLGGLGEIGRNMTVFEYGGRLLIVDCGVLFPEEEQPGIDLILPDFSSIRDRLDDIEGIVLTHGHEDHIGAVPYLLREKPDIPLIGSKLTLALIEAKLQEHRIRPYTLEVAEGNRERIGPFNCEFVAVNHSIPDALAVAIRTPAGMVVHTGDFKMDQLPLDNRLTDLHAFARLSEEGIDLLLSDSTNAEVPGFTPHERDISNVLRQVFASARKRIIVASFASHIHRIQQILDAAHEYGRRVAFVGRSMVRNMGIARDLGYLKVPPGLVVDVRTLDDLPDHEVVLVCTGSQGEPMAALSRMANRDHQIRIVQGDTVILASSLIPGNENAVYRVINGLTRWGANVVHKGNAKVHVSGHASAGELLYFYNICRPKNLMPVHGEWRHLRANAELGALTGVPHDRIVIAEDGVVVDLIEGKAKISGKVQAGYVYVDGLSVGDVGEPALKDRKILGDEGIISVFVVMDASTGKITGGPHIQARGSGIEDSAFSDVIPRITEVLERSAQDGVVEPHQLQQLIRRTLGKWVSDTYRRRPMILPVVVEV from the coding sequence TTGAGTCATCCGCATCCTGAACTCGGCCCACCGCCGCCCCTTCCCGAAGGCGGCCTGCGCGTCACCCCGCTCGGCGGTCTCGGCGAGATCGGCCGCAACATGACCGTCTTCGAGTACGGCGGCCGTCTGCTGATCGTCGACTGCGGAGTGCTCTTCCCCGAGGAGGAGCAGCCCGGAATCGACCTGATCCTGCCGGACTTCTCGTCCATCCGGGACCGCCTCGACGACATCGAGGGCATCGTCCTCACGCACGGCCACGAGGACCACATCGGCGCCGTCCCTTATCTGCTCCGCGAGAAGCCGGACATCCCGCTGATCGGCTCCAAGCTGACCCTCGCCCTCATCGAGGCCAAGCTCCAGGAGCACCGCATCCGCCCGTACACCCTGGAGGTGGCGGAGGGGAACCGCGAGCGCATCGGCCCCTTCAACTGCGAATTCGTTGCGGTCAACCACTCCATCCCCGACGCCCTGGCCGTGGCCATCCGCACCCCTGCGGGCATGGTCGTCCACACGGGCGACTTCAAGATGGACCAGCTGCCGCTGGACAACCGTCTGACAGATCTCCACGCGTTCGCACGGCTGAGCGAGGAAGGTATCGACCTCCTCCTCTCCGACTCCACGAACGCCGAAGTTCCCGGTTTCACCCCGCACGAGCGGGACATCTCCAACGTCCTGCGCCAGGTCTTCGCGAGCGCCCGCAAGCGCATCATCGTGGCCAGCTTCGCCAGCCACATCCACCGCATCCAGCAGATCCTCGACGCCGCCCACGAGTACGGCCGCCGGGTCGCCTTCGTCGGCCGCTCGATGGTCCGCAACATGGGCATCGCGCGGGACCTGGGCTATCTGAAGGTCCCGCCGGGCCTGGTGGTCGACGTCAGGACGCTCGACGACCTCCCGGACCACGAGGTGGTCCTGGTCTGCACGGGCTCCCAGGGCGAACCGATGGCGGCCCTGTCCCGTATGGCCAACCGCGACCACCAGATCCGCATCGTCCAGGGCGACACGGTGATCCTGGCCTCGTCGCTGATCCCCGGCAACGAGAACGCCGTCTACCGCGTCATCAACGGTCTGACCCGCTGGGGCGCCAACGTCGTCCACAAGGGCAACGCCAAGGTTCACGTCTCCGGACACGCCTCGGCCGGCGAACTGCTGTACTTCTACAACATCTGCCGCCCGAAGAACCTGATGCCGGTCCACGGCGAATGGCGCCACCTGCGCGCCAACGCCGAGCTCGGTGCCCTGACGGGCGTCCCGCACGACCGCATCGTCATCGCCGAGGACGGCGTGGTCGTCGACCTCATCGAGGGCAAGGCCAAGATCTCCGGCAAGGTCCAGGCCGGTTACGTGTACGTCGACGGCCTCTCCGTGGGCGATGTCGGCGAGCCGGCCCTCAAGGACCGGAAGATCCTCGGCGACGAGGGCATCATCTCGGTCTTCGTGGTCATGGACGCCTCCACCGGCAAGATCACCGGTGGCCCGCACATTCAGGCCCGCGGCTCCGGCATCGAGGACTCCGCCTTCAGCGACGTCATCCCGAGGATCACCGAAGTCCTGGAGCGTTCCGCGCAGGACGGCGTCGTGGAACCCCACCAGCTGCAGCAACTCATCCGACGCACCCTCGGCAAGTGGGTCTCGGACACGTATCGCCGCAGGCCGATGATCCTGCCTGTGGTGGTTGAGGTCTGA